From the genome of Salvelinus namaycush isolate Seneca chromosome 10, SaNama_1.0, whole genome shotgun sequence, one region includes:
- the LOC120054713 gene encoding tumor necrosis factor alpha-induced protein 8-like protein 1 codes for MDSFSTKSLALQAQKKLMSKMATKSVANLFIDDTSSEVLDELYRVTKEYTRNRKEAQKIIKNLIKMVVKLGVLYRNNQFSGEELVLVEGFRKKVHTLAMTAVSFHQIEFTFDRRVMSAILNECRELLHQAINRHLTAKSHSRVNHVFNQFADCDFLAALYGPSEVYRNHLQRICDGVNKMLDDGNL; via the exons ATGGACTCCTTCAGTACTAAGAGCCTGGCCCTTCAGGCCCAGAAGAAGCTGATGAGCAAGATGGCCACCAAGAGCGTGGCCAACCTGTTCATTGATGACACCAGCAGCGAGGTGCTGGACGAGCTCTACCGCGTCACCAAGGAGTACACACGCAACCGCAAGGAGGCCCAGAAGATCATCAAGAACCTCATCAAGATGGTGGTGAAGCTGGGTGTCCTCTACCGCAACAACCAGTTCAGCGGGGAGGAACTGGTGCTGGTCGAGGGCTTCAG GAAGAAGGTCCACACACTGGCCATGACAGCTGTCAGCTTCCACCAGATCGAGTTCACATTCGACCGGCGTGTGATGAGCGCCATCCTGAATGAGTGCCGTGAGCTGCTGCACCAGGCAATCAACCGCCACCTAACAGCCAAGAGCCACTCACGGGTCAACCACGTGTTCAACCAATTCGCAGACTGTGACTTCTTGGCAGCTCTCTACGGCCCCTCTGAGGTGTACCGCAACCACCTGCAGAGGATTTGCGACGGTGTCAATAAGATGCTGGACGATGGCAAcctttaa
- the LOC120054715 gene encoding myeloid-derived growth factor-like, with the protein MAIINNLSFFALLFVTLTVALASADDRTKTVEFNVKPGGEVHTFSEKMREYECSFTYASQGGTNEQWLMSVGLSDDDGLFSCSVWRPQGKSYLFFTQFKAELKGAKIEYASAYSQTAAGGQRDVTLSEDEFTVGDSTVTHKDGKFRAELSKLTIIGRTRHDEL; encoded by the exons ATGGCCATCATCAATAACTTGTCTTTTTTTGCATTATTGTTTGTAACATTAACAGTTGCATTGGCTAGTGCCGATGACCGAACGAAAACGGTGGAATTCAACGTAAAACCCGGCGGAGAGGTGCACACGTTCTCCGAGAAAATG AGAGAATATGAATGTTCATTTACTTATGCATCACAAGGGGGAACCAATGAG CAATGGTTGATGAGTGTGGGCCTAAGCGATGATGACGGCCTGTTCTCCTGCTCAGTGTGGAG ACCCCAGGGGAAGTCCTACTTGTTTTTCACTCAGTTCAAGGCAGAGCTGAAAGGAGCCAAGATTGAATATGCCAGCGCATAT TCCCAGACTGCAGCGGGAGGACAGAGGGATGTGACTTTGAGCGAAGATGAATTCACTGTGGGAGATTCTACAG TGACCCACAAAGACGGGAAGTTCCGCGCTGAGCTCTCCAAACTGACCATTATTGGCCGGACACGACACGATGAGCTCTAA